The following coding sequences lie in one Trichoderma breve strain T069 chromosome 1, whole genome shotgun sequence genomic window:
- a CDS encoding corA-like mg2+ transporter protein domain-containing protein translates to MVKELGDKVKEPLDEFKVGVMYFKKEDDRQWRGEQYEDIDSSSGEFPNQKVKMDTILSNTIENRKLFERDEESIKYFHFPANHMGWIETAITRYYEVNRTPTEEDPEENENQLLSFEHWRGQLHGSGIGKDLFHLRHMRPRCAHVSDHTDHNVPSHISLFLPYLHWETNRRRAKMVQIVQELVEDNKVPLNSYLLEAAREAHCLPQKFDPQVWDAMDYDADERLLRQGFSETKQGVVTAGPRGAKLGPPLHIRRTLDQSYFSVVEDTVDRDTDQVVYRQTRARKERHEKQQENEKAATSSTSLNTTSPHTQHVESTAVSRTLGTRSGSTTSSGTAAQKKKEMTKLVGVTRVVMVDQLWMWILGEDTIVTSFPRRWGRNKPDSSGVHKSLRQILGKRKRIRSIYHLATLIIDQCSKVFFDRTQPTDDRPEVMDLFAQAIGTVAYNTTSAYSLFWANISLQSSNMEKEKKHKTADGFKEWLKRHLGINPERSKGRNRDSFRYLNINPEGVLLKESQDITDELNMMERIYKQQLTVVNELQKHIKSRHDKGQSVQSANNWSSCTLEDLEETSNLAEKVQNRIDEIADFQKAVTRTTEQLQALLSLKQQEASIVEARIALERADESVQQGRAIMAFTIITIFFLPLGFFTGFFGMNNRNSTGDEWMSMREQIMYMFVISAAVISVVLIVAFRWGSDKPNKRVSLDVAIDRHHKEQENKRKINSQSSNNVTGWLDNRAGVSRRRGNQSAISEV, encoded by the exons TACGAGGATATCGACTCATCCTCGGGGGAATTTCCTAACCAAAAGGTCAAAATGGACACCATACTGTCCAACACGATCGAGAATCGCAAACTCTTTGAACGCGACGAAGAAAGCATCAAATATTTCCACTTTCCGGCCAATCACATGGGATGGATCGAG ACGGCGATAACAAGATACTATGAAGTGAACAGAACCCCCACAGAAGAAGACCCCGAAGAGAATGAGAACCAGTTGCTATCTTTTGAGCACTGGCGAGGGCAGCTACATGGTTCTGGGATAGGAAAGGATTTGTTCCACCTGCGGCATATGAGACCTCGATGTGCCCATGTTTCAG ACCACACGGATCACAATGTTCCATCTcatatctctctcttt CTCCCATATCTGCACTGGGAAACTAATCGAAGGCGGGCAAAGATGGTGCAAATAGTTCAGGAGCTTGTCGAAGATAATAAGGTTCCTCTGAACTCCTATCTTCTCGAGGCTGCGAGGGAGGCTCACTGTCTCCCTCAAAAGTTTGATC CTCAGGTCTGGGATGCCATGGACTATGACGCAGATGAGCGGCTACTTCGGCAAGGCTTTTCTGAAACGAAGCAGGGTGTCGTCACGGCCGGACCACGAGGCGCGAAATTGGGGCCTCCTCTGCACATTCGTCGAACGCTGGACCAGTCATATTTCTCTGTCGTTGAAGATACAGTAGATAGAGATACAGACCAAGTAGTCTATCGACAAACAAGAGCCAGGAAAGAAAGGCATgaaaaacaacaagaaaatgaaaaggcAGCAACGAGTTCCACTAGCCTTAACACGACGTCTCCGCACACTCAGCACGTCGAGTCTACCGCCGTTTCACGTACACTTGGCACTAGATCTGGGAGCACTACTAGCTCAGGCACAGCTgctcaaaagaagaaggagatgacaAAGTTAGTCGGAGTGACTCGAGTCGTCATGGTTGACCAATTGTGGATGTGGATCCTTGGAGAGG ATACAATCGTCACATCTTTTCCACGCCGTTGGGGGAGAAACAAGCCTGATTCCTCCGGTGTTCATAAGAGTCTCCGGCAGATTcttgggaagaggaagcgcATTCGATCCATCTACCATCTTG CCACTCTCATCATTGACCAATGTTCAAAGGTATTCTTTGACAGGACACAGCCTACGGATGACCGCCCAGAGGTGATGGATCTGTTTGCTCAAGCCATTGGGACTGTG GCTTACAACACCACATCAGCCTACAGTCTTTTCTGGGCCAACATCAGTCTTCAGTCGTCGAAcatggaaaaggagaaaaagcacAAGACTGCAGACGGTTTTAAAGAATGGTTAAAACGCCACTTGGGAATTAACCCGGAGCGGTCCAAGGGCCGTAACAGAGATTCGTTCAGATACCTGAACATTAATCCAGAGGGCGTCTTGCTGAAAGAATCGCAGGATATTACTGATGAGCTAAATATGA TGGAGCGTATCTATAAGCAGCAATTAACTGTTGTGAATGAGCTGCAAAAGCACATCAAGAGCAGACACGACAAGGGTCAGAGTGTTCAAAGTGCCAATAACTGGTCATCCTGCACTTTAGAGGACCTGGAAGAGACATCCAATTTGGCGGAGAAGGTACAGAATCGCATTGACGAAATAGCCGATTTCCAAAAAGCTGTAACCCGCACGACCGAGCAG CTCCAAGCACTGCTATCGCTTAAGCAGCAAGAAGCTAGCATTGTTGAAGCCCGGATTGCGCTAGAACGAGCAGACGAAAGCGTTCAGCAAGGCCGCGCCATCATGGCATTCACAATCATCACGATCTTTTTC CTACCGCTTGGGTTTTTCACTGGTTTCTTTGGAATGAATAACAGAAATTCGACTGGTGATGAGTGGATGAGTATGAGGGAACAGATTATGTATATGT TTGTGATATCTGCCGCCGTAATCTCAGTCGTTCTCATTGTGGCATTCCGTTGGGGGTCCGACAAGCCTAACAAACGAGTCTCGTTAGACGTTGCGATAGATAGACACCACAAGGAGCAGGAAAACAAGCGAAAAATCAACAGTCAAAGTAGCAATAATGTTACTGGGTGGTTGGACAACAGGGCTGGAGTGTCTCGCCGGCGAGGAAACCAATCTGCTATATCTGAGGTGTGA